The nucleotide window AAAATATAAAGATAAACTTGAAAATAATGTAGAAATTAAATTTTCAAATGTTATACAAAATGGTGAAATTTCTGATGAAATTTTCAAATTTATAGTTCCTGAGTATTATGATATTATAAGAAAATAGAATTTAAGAATTAAAAGCTATAATTTCAGTTAGGTAAACCAGACAATAGCTTAGAAATTTCTAAGAGGAAAGTCCGGGCTGCTGTGAAGTATGGTTCCATTTAAATAATGGCTAGGGTAACCTAAGGGATAGTGCAACAGAAAGTAAACAGCCGATTTTCGGTGATGGTGAAACGGTGAGGTAAGAGCTTACCAGCATTTTGAGTAATCTTAATGGCTATGTAAACCCAACCTGCAGCAAGAAGACTAGGTAATTACTTCACAATTTTGGTCTTCGCAAGACTACTAAAGTAATTTAGTAGCTAGATAAATTATTGTCTTAATAACAAAACGCGGCTTATTGGTTTACCTAATTTAATCAAATTTGAATTTGTATTAAAACTTCTTTGTTAATCAACTATCTAAACTTTAATGTGTTAAAGCTTATTCAAAATTTCTAAAAAAAATCAATATCTTAATTTATGTGGATTTATATTAAAATTGCAAAAAAATTAGTATATAAAGATAAAAATGAAAAAAAGCATTATAGAAAATAGAGAGATATTATCAATTGAAGATGGCATTCATGATACAAATTTAAAAAGTGTAAAAATATTTAAAACAAAAAATTATGAACCAAAAAGTCCTTTAATCTATGATGTTTGTTTAATACTTGTACTTCAAGGCAAAAAGATTGCAAATCTTGCAAACAATCGATTTATCTTTGATTGTGATAACTATTTAGTAGTTCCAACTACACTTCCTTTAGAGTGTGAAACTTATGCAACAAAAGATGAACCTTTTATTTGTTTGATTATTTCACTTGATAGAGAAATGATGGTGGATATTATTGAAGAATTAAAACAAAAAAATTTCAATACTCAAAATCCAAATAATATGGGGATTTTTTCAGATAAAGTTACTGTTCAAATTGAACAAACAACTGAAAAATTATTGGATATTTTAGAATCAAAAGAAGAATCAATAATTTTAGGTGATGGTGTTTTAAAAGAGCTGTTTTATAGAA belongs to Arcobacter defluvii and includes:
- a CDS encoding AraC family transcriptional regulator, with the translated sequence MKKSIIENREILSIEDGIHDTNLKSVKIFKTKNYEPKSPLIYDVCLILVLQGKKIANLANNRFIFDCDNYLVVPTTLPLECETYATKDEPFICLIISLDREMMVDIIEELKQKNFNTQNPNNMGIFSDKVTVQIEQTTEKLLDILESKEESIILGDGVLKELFYRIAIGQNAQMLHKMFLEENNESKIAKALKHIHDNYNKSLDMDSLARICDMSVSSFHNHFKIITSHTPLQYIKKIRLTKAKDLLIKYDYKAVDVANELGYDNPSHFSRDFKNYFGYSPKEAKASL